The genomic segment TTCAGTTCACTGGCCACCGCAGCTTCCAAATCCGAGTAAAAATCCTCAGGCACCAACGTCAGTGTCGTCCCTGAGTCGATTATTATGTTGCCTTCTGACACTGCTGCTGGGGTAGATCGTCTGAAATTGATAAACTTGTTCTTGTTCTTTCCGTTGAGGCTTCCTACGCTCATTCCCTCAAGAGTCAGGTAGTAGAAAGTATCATAATCCCCTCTAACAATCGGTGTAGACACCACTCCTCTACCAGAAACCACTGCATTCCCTCCGAAGTTGAGTGTGCTTGAGTTCTTGGACTGGCCAGTTCCGCCGGAGACAAAGGGGACCAAGCAGTAGGAGAACTTGCCTCCAATGGAAGATGTCAACTGGGAAACGAGGGAACCCGCTCCACCGCCGAGTCCGACGATGCCGGAGCCGTTCTCGTCGAAAGTACCGTCGCTGTTGTGGCTGCAGCCAATGAGGAAGTTTGGGAAGGTAACGGGCCTTCCGGAGGTGGAAGAGAGGGTTAGGACGTCGGTGGCGATGTTGCCGTTGGAGAAAGATTGGTCGCCGTAAGAGACGGCGTAGTGGCAAGAGTTGTCGGCGGAGCAAGAGGTTTTAGCTCCGGAGGCAGAGTTACATAGAGAGGAAGAGCAGGAAGCGTCTCTATAGGTTTTGGAAGAGTTGGGTTTGAAGAGAGGAGCGACTTGTTTGTAGCAGCGCTTGCATGGGCTGCACTGAGTCCAGGTGAGGTCGCTGCCAGTGTCAGCAATGGCTAGGATCTTAAACGGCGGCGTTCCGAGGGAGATGGACATCAGATACTCACCACCGTTGGTGTACACGGTGGATTCGACTGATGAGTTTGGCTTAGTAGCTAATAATGCTAATCGAGAGGAATAGAGTGTGGCGGCGCGGCTGATGGAGCGGCGGAAAGCGTTGGCCAAGCGCTCTGAATGAGTCTGTGAGGGGTCGTAGAGAGGGGACTCGACGGAGTCACGGTGGATGATCTCTACACTGAAACCATTTGAAGAATGTGAATAAGAATGAGATGATAGTGATAATAACACTGATAATACAatcaaaatataagaaataataGATTCCATGTTTCTCTACCAAAAAAATATAGTGGTACTAATTTCTTATGTTTTGATTTGATCAACTCTGGTATGTATTGGCAAGTATATATAAGAGAAATTGGCTAATTGGtaaactattattttattaaattttaattatcatTGACTGCCAAATTTTTATTTGGAATTAATCTGTGTATATCATAATTAGGATACGTAATAGCtgtattttatattataattagGCAGTCAATTACTGCTAGATCATTGCTaccatatgtttatatatatatatatataaacaaagtaatatattatatattgtgGAAATGGATTCTAAATTTTAAGATTTCATGCTCAGGTATACATGGAATATGTATATATTTACCATAaataacatatatcaattcaaacTATATGTAACCTCGCCAAATTAAGTACAAAATATATcaaattaagattttttttttcaaagactttattAGATTTTTATCTCTCCTCTATTTTttgcatttattgattatatacaGCTCACTGATACATAGGATTATAACTATAAAATCAGCAAATTTGTGAATTTATCTCTTTAATTATTGTCAGTTTTGTGGAGATAATTTTTCCGAATTAATCTTTAAAAAAATGATAGAAAAGGAAATTCTATATTCTGTATATCTCTTGTAATATGGagaaaattttatgaaaatttactTTAAAATGTGTATATAGAAAGATACCATAAGAGATCAaacaatagtatttataattttttttatgcatacATATATTACATCTTTTCTGTTTCAATACAGAAATTAGTCATtgactccaaaaaaaaaaatggaaattaGTCAAAaaggaaaaaaggaaaaaaaaaactctccGTGCATTTACATTTCTCcccatttttttagaaaaataaataaattatacaaaataaaaatacGTACGGTACATATTTGTTTTTTCCAAGCAATATATATTTATTGTACGTAACATATGTTTACGAGGGCAAGGTCCCTGTAATAAACGCACAAGTACACGCCAACATACCTaaaataaaagttttttttttcatttttatatttttttattatttgtgttAAAATATTATAGTGACAATTCTTGgactaaaatattttatttatcttaTAATTTTTTTGAGAAGAATTAATTAAACTTTTCTCTATGTAATTAGTGAGCATTGGAGCAGTACTTAGAGCACTCTCAATAGAAAAAgtaaaatgtctaattctttataatatagagaaaaaattgttaaatagtctTTCAATAGAtgatgtaaaattatattttttttacctaaataaacattatttCTCTATATatagtgaaacactattcatcaagctataaatattttttttattttttataaatttttgtatatatatgagtgtgatactattatatttaattattttatttcttaaaatgaataaaatatttttaaaaaatataatatttaaatgatgtagagaaaaaatagagaagcttggtataatgtaaaagtttgaaataaattataaaaaaatatgttttggtggtatattttgtaatacactttctctataatatttagttaaaactcacaaaaacatattCCATCaactcctttatacatatatttacataacatttacatatcatttatataatattttaatattattatttttctttataagttttCTCTCTCCCGTTTAGTATATATTGttagaaatttaaataaagagaatggagaaaattaacaaacataataatatattattaattgaagaacaggaaaaataaatacaaaataataaattataaaactgATAAGTGAAAAGAAAGTCGAGGCACGTAaaacacgctttccttaaagcagatttgccccctctacctgattggtgttagaggatacgtgagcaatcacttcccaggatacaacgacTAACGAGTAGAGGAATACACCACTTTCACTACTCCAGCAAACTCGGATTAATACCTTCACTCTATCACCTTAAGACTTACgaaaaaacaaagaagaagaagacaagagaGCTTTTAGTGAGTGACTCTATTTTTTTGGTGTGTATAGAATGAAAGGtgaagcctccttttataggcttcatatgGGGTGGAATACCAAGTGTGAACACAAGGGAATTAATGCCAAAAATCCCACAAAATTAGTGATATTGATCAATCACAATCTTTACCATAATTTCTGATATCGATCAGAATATTCACCATTTTTACGGTGATTATATCCTTGAGCAAATCTGCATTTATTAGCAGCTATCAATGGACCACATTTAAGGCATCAATTTTCCATTCACACATTAGCCTAAATtggctatttattatatataaaatataatttttccaacatatatatttattatttcttttttttcaattattttattttactttaattaataaaatatgtttaaagatataatatttaaatgatgtatagaaatatatagagaagttgatgtatggtatattgtaaaacttagaggtagaatagaaaaatgtgtgttttggggAGGTATTTTAAAAGATGGAGTAGAGCATACATTGGGAGTGCTCTTATAGATCTCTAATAGAGTGTCAAATTGGTAATGTAATAATAGAGTGTTAAATTGGTGATATAATGCTAAAATATAGCATATTCTAAGAAAAGTTGCTCCAATATTATGCCAAAAGTTGATAAAAGTTTTGTCAAATTTAGCAAATATAGTATAATGTATATTTGGAGcgatattaattaattaattttttatatactattttattattaattttagtaTAGCATTAAATGTAACTGTGCATTAGAGCACAATTATAAAAGTTGTCATATATatcaattattaattttttgtgcCAAATATAGTACAAAATTTGATCTTAATATATGTGCCAGATTTGATACATGATAAAAATTGATCCAAATTTAAATCAGCAATAAATGATCACTTTATTATTTACTTTTTTGTCttaattattattttactatttattttggattaaaaaaaagaaaaaacattattattttttatattttcaataaatattaaatgctcattaatttaaattttatttttacgtCATTTATACATCTGTGTATTGAAGCACATTTATAAAAGTTGTGTCAAATAtgtcatttattaattttttgtgcTAAAGTTAGCACTGTATTTACATTTTTCATTGGATATTGTCTTATACATGTCGCCCACATTTACTTGGCAATTTAAAATTGATTAGTTTTTGGGTACTTTTATATAAActaacttctttttttttctcttttcacACCTATTTTTAAATAAACTTATAATCTGGTGGGTTCAACTAGACAGCAGTGGGTAGTCATTGGGGATTAAACAGTGTTTTAGATAATTATGAGAAATTTGGGGGTTGTCTGGTGACTCATAGAGAAGGGATGGGTCTGTGTGATTTTATGTTCGATCTTGGTGGAGTTGGCGCTTTCTTCACTTGGACCAATGGCCAACTTTTTGATC from the Humulus lupulus chromosome X, drHumLupu1.1, whole genome shotgun sequence genome contains:
- the LOC133805701 gene encoding aspartic proteinase CDR1-like, which produces MESIISYILIVLSVLLSLSSHSYSHSSNGFSVEIIHRDSVESPLYDPSQTHSERLANAFRRSISRAATLYSSRLALLATKPNSSVESTVYTNGGEYLMSISLGTPPFKILAIADTGSDLTWTQCSPCKRCYKQVAPLFKPNSSKTYRDASCSSSLCNSASGAKTSCSADNSCHYAVSYGDQSFSNGNIATDVLTLSSTSGRPVTFPNFLIGCSHNSDGTFDENGSGIVGLGGGAGSLVSQLTSSIGGKFSYCLVPFVSGGTGQSKNSSTLNFGGNAVVSGRGVVSTPIVRGDYDTFYYLTLEGMSVGSLNGKNKNKFINFRRSTPAAVSEGNIIIDSGTTLTLVPEDFYSDLEAAVASELKDQKRVDDPSGTLNFCYESTSDASFVVPSITVHFKGADVKLSKLNTFVRVSEEVVCFSIVGTQDLSIYGNLAQMNFLVGYDRVEKTVSFKPTDCTIN